Proteins encoded together in one Chryseobacterium taklimakanense window:
- a CDS encoding 2Fe-2S iron-sulfur cluster-binding protein: MSDISIKITDREGVTHEVLAPTDMSMNLMEVLRSYELAEEGTIGVCGGMAMCASCQCYIVEGAEKLAEKSDEEDAMLAEAWHVKDNSRLGCQIHITEELEGLEVEIAPYP; encoded by the coding sequence ATGTCAGACATCAGTATAAAAATTACCGACAGGGAAGGCGTAACCCACGAAGTTCTTGCGCCAACCGACATGTCGATGAACCTTATGGAAGTCCTCCGTTCCTATGAACTGGCTGAGGAAGGTACGATTGGCGTCTGCGGCGGGATGGCGATGTGCGCGTCATGCCAGTGTTACATCGTGGAAGGGGCGGAAAAGCTTGCAGAGAAAAGTGATGAAGAGGATGCGATGCTCGCAGAAGCCTGGCACGTGAAAGACAACTCAAGATTGGGATGTCAAATTCACATCACTGAAGAACTGGAAGGACTTGAGGTGGAAATCGCACCTTATCCATAA
- a CDS encoding DUF5916 domain-containing protein — translation MKNRWLFLPIIIFHSLIFAQSSEGKDEITRKSINSIRISSSPKIDGILDDEVWQNAPIASDFIERNPNNGKPQPEQYKTTVKVLYDDTGIYFGAQINSPEPSKIAREMTERDNIANDDLLGITINGYNDKQQSLMFIVQASGVQADAKIVINNNDDFSWNAVWYSAVKLNDKGWATEIKIPYSELRFPKKDVQEWGINFFSQVRNIQTQYTWNFVDNKKGTFMTYDGILTGIENIKTPTRLSFLPYFSTYANHYDGKTTFNVNGGMDLKYGINDAFTLDMTLIPDFGQANFDNAVLNLGPFEQQYEENRSFFTEGTELFNKGNLFYSRRIGGSPTKYPNLTQNEEVVQFPEKVKLFNALKISGRTSKGLGIGFFNGITEKTYATIKNKNTGEMRDEVVEPWSNYNVFVLDQRFNENSSVSLVNTNVTRDGAFRDANVTALLGDIRNKKNTVNIFGHFKESVANDAKMIYGTEAAAGANKISGVHRYGASFNLKTKDYNINDLGYTGGNNKVAYHGNYSYRYLKPRGNLNNLNYNLNLTSVYRLEPYMYSSFEIHQNLQLTNKKFQNFGVGLLLQPSGQKDIFEPRTFGRHLNVPAMVNPWIFYNSDQRKKFSYGGYTEIYVYDAPGRIRYVSELNTRYRVSDRLSVGYEFDYDIQKNDQGFVGKNADQIFIGRRDINTFTNSIYSQYIFNDKMALSFNFRHYFSGVKYSKFSSLNLDGSLADSDYAKNNDGTYNFWNIDLRYSWWFAPGSQLTLLYRNATDSYLPLANQNFKKNFDYMFSQPMLNNLSLKVTYYLDYNRIKNWF, via the coding sequence ATGAAAAATCGATGGTTATTCCTGCCAATTATCATCTTCCACTCACTGATTTTCGCCCAGAGCAGCGAAGGTAAAGATGAAATAACCCGGAAATCTATAAATTCCATCCGAATCAGTTCTTCTCCAAAAATTGACGGTATCCTGGATGATGAAGTTTGGCAGAACGCACCGATTGCAAGTGATTTTATTGAAAGAAATCCGAACAACGGGAAACCACAGCCTGAGCAGTACAAAACCACTGTAAAAGTCCTTTACGATGATACCGGGATTTATTTTGGTGCGCAGATCAACTCTCCGGAACCTTCAAAAATTGCTCGCGAAATGACAGAACGCGATAATATTGCAAATGACGATCTTTTGGGAATTACAATCAATGGCTATAATGACAAGCAACAGAGTCTTATGTTCATCGTGCAGGCTTCCGGAGTGCAGGCAGACGCCAAAATTGTCATTAACAATAATGATGACTTCTCCTGGAATGCCGTTTGGTACAGCGCCGTAAAACTGAATGATAAAGGCTGGGCAACGGAAATAAAAATTCCATATTCTGAACTGCGTTTTCCGAAAAAAGATGTGCAGGAATGGGGAATTAATTTCTTTTCCCAAGTTCGGAATATACAGACGCAATACACCTGGAATTTCGTGGACAATAAGAAAGGAACTTTCATGACCTACGACGGAATCCTTACCGGAATTGAAAACATCAAAACCCCGACGCGCCTCTCCTTCCTGCCCTATTTCTCGACCTACGCCAATCATTATGATGGGAAAACGACTTTTAATGTAAACGGAGGGATGGATTTAAAATACGGCATCAATGACGCCTTCACTCTGGATATGACGCTGATTCCTGATTTTGGGCAGGCCAATTTTGACAATGCTGTGCTGAATCTTGGACCTTTTGAACAGCAATACGAAGAAAACCGCTCGTTTTTTACGGAGGGAACGGAGCTTTTCAACAAAGGAAATTTGTTTTATTCGAGAAGAATTGGTGGCAGCCCGACAAAATATCCCAACTTAACACAAAATGAAGAAGTTGTGCAATTTCCTGAAAAAGTAAAATTATTCAATGCTCTTAAAATCTCCGGCAGAACCAGTAAAGGCCTCGGTATTGGATTTTTTAATGGAATTACAGAAAAAACGTACGCGACAATTAAAAATAAAAACACTGGCGAAATGCGCGATGAAGTTGTGGAACCGTGGAGCAATTATAATGTTTTTGTGCTGGATCAAAGATTTAATGAAAATTCTTCCGTAAGCCTGGTGAATACCAATGTTACCAGAGACGGAGCTTTTCGTGATGCCAATGTGACCGCGCTTTTGGGCGACATCAGAAATAAGAAGAATACGGTCAACATTTTTGGGCACTTCAAGGAAAGTGTGGCCAATGATGCCAAAATGATTTACGGAACCGAGGCGGCGGCCGGAGCCAATAAAATCTCGGGCGTACACCGTTATGGCGCAAGTTTCAATCTGAAAACCAAAGATTACAATATCAATGACCTTGGCTACACCGGGGGAAACAACAAAGTTGCTTATCATGGAAACTACAGTTACAGATATTTAAAACCACGGGGAAACCTGAACAATCTAAATTACAACCTAAATCTTACGTCTGTTTACAGATTAGAACCTTATATGTACAGCAGCTTTGAAATCCATCAGAATTTGCAGTTGACTAATAAGAAATTCCAGAATTTTGGCGTGGGGCTACTTTTACAGCCGTCCGGGCAAAAAGATATTTTCGAACCGAGAACCTTCGGAAGGCACCTTAACGTTCCGGCGATGGTAAATCCGTGGATCTTCTACAATTCTGATCAAAGAAAGAAATTCAGCTACGGCGGCTACACTGAAATCTATGTTTACGATGCACCCGGAAGAATCAGGTACGTCTCTGAACTCAATACGCGGTACAGGGTTTCGGACCGGCTTTCAGTTGGTTACGAATTCGATTACGACATTCAGAAAAATGATCAAGGTTTTGTCGGGAAAAATGCTGACCAAATTTTTATTGGCAGAAGAGATATCAACACGTTTACTAATTCAATTTACTCGCAGTATATTTTTAATGATAAAATGGCTTTAAGCTTCAATTTCAGACATTATTTCTCCGGCGTGAAATACAGTAAATTTTCTTCGCTGAACCTGGATGGAAGCTTGGCAGATTCCGATTACGCAAAAAATAATGACGGCACCTACAATTTCTGGAATATCGACCTGCGTTACAGCTGGTGGTTTGCGCCGGGCAGCCAGTTGACACTACTTTACAGGAATGCGACAGACAGCTATCTGCCGCTAGCCAATCAAAATTTCAAAAAGAATTTCGATTACATGTTCTCGCAGCCGATGCTGAATAATTTATCGCTAAAAGTCACATATTACCTCGATTATAACAGAATAAAAAACTGGTTTTAA
- the pheS gene encoding phenylalanine--tRNA ligase subunit alpha has translation MLERIDELLAEVGSFSSAEKDVIEQFRIKYSGKKGILNDLFHKFKEVPNDQKKEFGQKINTLKQAVATKLEDLKNAATTNISVEKDDLTKPAFPLELGTRHPINLVRNRIVEIFKSIGFAVADGPEIEDDWHNFSALNMPEYHPARDMQDTFFIEQNPDVLLRTHTSSVQIRYMEQNDPPIRILAPGRVFRNEAISSRSHCIFHQIEGLYIDKNVSFADLKQTLQFFTSELFGKSKIRLRPSYFPFTEPSAEVDVYWGLNSETDYRITKGTGWLEIMGCGMVDPAVLKNVNIDPDQYSGYAFGMGIERIVMLLYQMGDIRMFFENDKRMLEQFKSL, from the coding sequence ATGTTAGAACGTATTGATGAATTACTGGCTGAGGTTGGCAGCTTTTCGTCTGCAGAAAAGGATGTAATTGAGCAGTTCCGCATAAAATACAGCGGAAAAAAGGGAATTTTGAATGACCTCTTCCATAAATTCAAGGAAGTGCCGAATGATCAGAAGAAAGAATTTGGCCAGAAAATCAATACGTTGAAACAGGCGGTCGCGACAAAACTTGAAGATCTAAAAAATGCTGCCACAACCAATATTTCAGTAGAAAAAGATGACCTTACCAAGCCGGCTTTTCCACTGGAATTGGGAACCAGGCATCCGATAAACCTCGTGCGCAACAGAATTGTGGAGATTTTCAAATCCATAGGTTTTGCTGTTGCAGACGGACCGGAAATTGAGGACGACTGGCATAACTTCAGCGCGCTGAATATGCCCGAATACCACCCTGCCCGTGATATGCAGGATACATTCTTCATTGAGCAGAATCCTGATGTGCTGCTGAGGACGCATACTTCTTCCGTCCAAATCCGTTATATGGAACAAAATGATCCTCCGATCAGAATTCTTGCCCCGGGAAGAGTATTCCGTAATGAGGCGATTTCTTCCCGTTCGCACTGTATTTTCCACCAGATCGAAGGACTTTATATTGATAAAAATGTAAGTTTTGCAGATTTAAAACAAACGCTTCAGTTCTTCACAAGCGAACTTTTCGGTAAATCAAAAATCAGATTGAGACCTTCTTATTTTCCCTTCACTGAGCCAAGTGCAGAGGTGGATGTATATTGGGGACTGAATTCTGAGACCGATTACAGAATCACCAAAGGTACAGGCTGGCTGGAAATTATGGGTTGTGGAATGGTAGATCCCGCGGTTCTGAAAAACGTAAACATCGATCCGGATCAGTATTCTGGTTATGCGTTTGGGATGGGAATCGAAAGAATTGTGATGCTGCTTTATCAGATGGGTGATATCAGGATGTTCTTTGAGAATGATAAAAGAATGCTGGAACAATTCAAATCACTGTAA
- a CDS encoding DUF3108 domain-containing protein: protein MNKILNILTIFSFVFTFAQLGNIKSGERLHYRIHYGPLNAGTATLTTLKTNYQGVPHFYVKGEGRSTGAVRAFFPVDDRYESFININTGLPSFYVRNVKEGGYSQHLQTAFNHSNQTLILTDKKNPANGSKTLKSVRGIQDMLSAFYHLRGRSDLTVGKTIRMNVWIDDEMFPFQLKVNGTENVKTKFGTINCLKITPMVMSGRVFKAKESVTMWVSNDENKVPIAIKAELAVGSLRADLERYSNVMYDLNFKK, encoded by the coding sequence ATGAATAAGATTTTAAATATCCTTACCATATTCAGTTTCGTATTTACTTTCGCACAGCTCGGCAATATCAAATCCGGTGAAAGGCTGCATTACCGCATTCATTACGGTCCGCTCAACGCAGGAACAGCCACCCTTACCACGCTGAAAACCAACTATCAGGGCGTTCCTCATTTTTACGTGAAAGGTGAAGGCAGATCTACCGGTGCAGTGCGAGCATTTTTCCCGGTAGATGACCGTTATGAAAGTTTCATCAATATAAACACCGGCTTACCAAGCTTTTATGTAAGAAATGTGAAAGAAGGCGGCTATTCGCAGCATTTGCAGACGGCATTTAATCACAGTAACCAAACTTTAATTTTGACGGACAAAAAAAATCCGGCTAACGGGTCGAAAACCCTCAAAAGTGTTCGTGGAATTCAGGATATGCTTTCAGCGTTCTATCATTTAAGAGGAAGAAGCGACTTGACGGTTGGAAAAACTATACGGATGAATGTGTGGATCGATGATGAAATGTTCCCTTTTCAGCTTAAGGTAAACGGCACCGAAAATGTAAAAACGAAATTCGGAACAATAAACTGCCTGAAAATTACTCCCATGGTAATGAGCGGAAGGGTTTTCAAAGCCAAAGAAAGCGTAACCATGTGGGTTAGCAATGACGAAAACAAAGTTCCTATAGCGATAAAAGCTGAGCTCGCAGTGGGATCCCTGCGCGCTGATTTGGAGCGGTATTCCAATGTCATGTACGACTTGAATTTCAAAAAGTAA
- a CDS encoding NAD(P)/FAD-dependent oxidoreductase: MIITDLLIIGAGPTGLFAVFEAGLLKIKCHIIDALPQPGGQLAELYPKKPIFDIPGYPTINAGELVDNLMEQIKQFQPGFTLAETAVTLTKVDDDWFEVVTNKGTVHRARAVAIAGGLGTFEPRKPDHLENLAQYEEKGVEYFVKDPEQFRDKKVVIAGGGDSALDWSIFLANVASEVTLIHRRNEFRGALDSVEKVQELKNQGKINLITPAEVVALKGEGHIQAITVDQEGVQQDIATDFFIPLFGLTPKLGEIGNWGLEIEKNAIKVNNALDYQTNIEGVYAIGDINTYPGKLKLILCGFHEATLMCQSVYSRINPGKKYVLKYTTVSGVDGFDGSRKEAEKAVVKKID, from the coding sequence ATGATTATCACGGATTTACTCATTATCGGAGCAGGGCCTACAGGGCTTTTTGCAGTTTTTGAAGCGGGGCTTTTAAAAATAAAATGCCATATCATCGATGCTTTGCCACAACCGGGCGGGCAGCTTGCGGAGCTGTATCCTAAGAAACCGATTTTTGATATTCCGGGATATCCAACCATAAATGCCGGTGAACTTGTAGATAACCTGATGGAGCAGATTAAGCAGTTTCAGCCGGGATTTACACTTGCGGAAACCGCGGTTACACTGACTAAAGTTGATGACGACTGGTTCGAAGTGGTAACAAACAAAGGAACCGTGCACAGAGCCAGAGCCGTTGCGATCGCCGGAGGTTTGGGAACATTTGAGCCGAGAAAGCCTGACCATCTTGAAAATTTGGCCCAGTACGAAGAAAAAGGTGTGGAATATTTTGTAAAGGATCCTGAACAGTTCAGAGATAAAAAAGTGGTGATTGCCGGTGGCGGCGACTCTGCCCTGGACTGGAGTATATTTTTGGCCAATGTGGCGAGCGAGGTGACACTAATCCACCGCAGAAACGAATTCCGTGGTGCTTTGGATTCGGTTGAAAAAGTACAGGAACTCAAAAACCAGGGGAAAATCAACCTCATTACACCTGCCGAAGTTGTTGCACTAAAAGGCGAAGGGCATATTCAAGCCATCACCGTTGACCAGGAAGGCGTTCAGCAGGATATTGCAACGGACTTCTTCATTCCATTGTTCGGATTGACGCCGAAGCTGGGCGAAATAGGAAACTGGGGCCTTGAAATTGAAAAAAATGCCATTAAAGTAAATAATGCTTTGGATTACCAGACCAATATTGAAGGTGTTTATGCAATAGGTGATATCAACACTTATCCTGGCAAACTGAAGCTGATTCTCTGCGGTTTTCACGAAGCAACTTTGATGTGCCAAAGCGTTTACAGCAGGATCAATCCTGGTAAAAAATATGTTTTAAAATATACAACCGTAAGCGGTGTGGACGGTTTCGACGGCAGCCGGAAAGAAGCCGAAAAAGCGGTGGTTAAAAAAATAGATTAA
- a CDS encoding aminoacyl-histidine dipeptidase encodes MDITQLEPQIIWKNFTALNSVPRPSKKEEKVIAFIKNFGENLGLETSVDEVGNVIIKKPATAGMENRKSVVLQSHLDMVCQKNNDINFDFETQGIQMEIDGDWVKAKGTTLGADNGLGVAAIMSVLESSDIPHPALEALFTIDEETGMTGATGLKPGQLTGDILLNLDTEEDDEIDIGCAGGIDVTATQKYETVKPQGQVVRVYVKGLQGGHSGMDIHKGFGNANVILGRLLYTGISNQNIELISIDGGGLRNAIPREAYAVFAVRHAAEFIENCVALKADILEEFADIEKSIEIRIENYTSPDLAVSAADSIKIISALKAAHNGVYRMSPDVADLVEASNNIARVELKNGELKILNLSRSSVESTKMAVAEQLKSVFELAGMEVEFSGSYPGWKPKPGSEIVKTMEGIYEKNFGSKPHVVACHAGLECGIIGANYPEMEMVSFGPTIRGAHSPDERANIPSTQKFWGFLKDILANIPAK; translated from the coding sequence GAAGTAGGCAACGTAATCATTAAGAAACCGGCAACCGCGGGCATGGAAAACCGTAAATCTGTCGTGCTTCAGTCGCACCTGGATATGGTTTGCCAGAAAAACAACGATATTAATTTCGATTTTGAAACCCAGGGCATCCAAATGGAGATCGACGGCGACTGGGTAAAAGCCAAAGGAACCACACTCGGTGCAGATAACGGTCTGGGCGTGGCAGCGATCATGTCGGTTCTGGAAAGTTCTGACATCCCGCATCCGGCTCTAGAAGCGCTTTTCACCATTGATGAAGAAACGGGAATGACAGGCGCTACCGGTTTGAAACCCGGCCAGTTAACCGGTGACATTTTACTGAATCTGGATACTGAAGAAGATGATGAAATCGACATAGGCTGTGCCGGCGGAATTGACGTAACAGCGACCCAAAAGTACGAAACCGTGAAACCCCAAGGCCAGGTTGTAAGAGTTTACGTTAAAGGACTGCAGGGCGGGCACTCCGGAATGGACATTCATAAAGGATTCGGAAACGCTAATGTAATTTTGGGAAGGCTGCTCTACACAGGAATTTCCAACCAGAATATCGAGCTGATCTCGATCGACGGCGGTGGATTGCGAAATGCCATTCCACGAGAGGCCTACGCTGTATTTGCTGTGAGACACGCAGCGGAATTCATAGAGAACTGTGTTGCGCTAAAAGCAGATATCTTGGAAGAATTTGCAGACATAGAAAAGAGTATTGAAATCCGTATCGAAAACTATACTTCACCTGATCTGGCAGTTTCAGCGGCAGATTCAATAAAAATAATTTCAGCCCTTAAAGCAGCCCACAACGGTGTGTACAGGATGAGCCCTGATGTTGCAGATTTGGTAGAAGCATCCAACAACATAGCCAGAGTAGAACTGAAAAACGGCGAACTGAAAATCTTAAACCTTTCCCGCTCCTCGGTTGAATCTACGAAAATGGCGGTTGCCGAACAGCTAAAATCTGTATTTGAACTGGCTGGGATGGAAGTGGAATTCAGCGGTTCGTATCCCGGATGGAAACCTAAGCCAGGCTCGGAAATCGTAAAGACCATGGAAGGGATTTACGAGAAAAATTTCGGCAGCAAACCGCACGTTGTAGCCTGCCACGCAGGATTGGAGTGCGGAATCATCGGAGCCAACTATCCTGAAATGGAAATGGTAAGCTTCGGACCCACCATCCGTGGGGCACACTCGCCGGATGAACGGGCGAATATTCCTTCAACCCAAAAATTTTGGGGTTTTTTAAAGGATATTCTGGCAAATATCCCAGCGAAATAA